Proteins encoded in a region of the Larimichthys crocea isolate SSNF chromosome XVI, L_crocea_2.0, whole genome shotgun sequence genome:
- the mettl9 gene encoding protein-L-histidine N-pros-methyltransferase isoform X2, translated as MWTGKYVRSPLVRSLFQNMVSESEASETQEWYRCCPDLLGESVQPLFIQSHLDSGTKTFLKRSVEKSGWLLTQLYHSFVSTILGPLVSRTSINGFLGRGSMFVFSPEQFQRLLRIGPEWRAERLLDLGAGDGGVTEVMGAHFREVYATEVSLPMKWHLQRRNYKVLGIDEWQQTGFQYDVVSCLNLLDRCDDPLHLLQDIRRSLVPNTGRLILAAVLPFQPYVEVGGRWQRPKEHLKVKGKTWEEQVTELSNEVFRRAGFEVEAVTRLPYLCEGDMYNDYYVLDDAVFVLKASEDSSESAQ; from the exons TGGTACCGGTGCTGTCCCGACCTGCTCGGAGAATCCGTTCAGCCCCTGTTCATCCAGAGCCACCTGGACTCCGGCACCAAGACTTTCCTCAAGCGCAGCGTGGAGAAGTCCGGCTGGCTGCTCACTCAGCTCTACCACTCGTTCGTGTCGACGATCCTCGGCCCTCTGGTGTCCCGCACGTCCATCAATGG GTTTCTGGGTCGTGgctccatgtttgtgttttctccagaGCAGTTCCAGCGGCTGCTCCGGATTGGCCCAGAGTGGAGAGCTGAGAGGCTGCTGGACCTGGgagcaggagatggaggagtCACAGAAGTGATGGGAGCCCATTTCAGAGAGGTCTATGCAACTGAGGTCTCATTACCCATGAAGTGGCATCTTCAGAGGAGAAATTACAA AGTGCTGGGTATAGATGAGTGGCAGCAGACTGGTTTCCAGTACGATGTGGTCAGCTGCCTGAATCTGCTGGACCGCTGTGACGATCCTCTGCATCTCCTGCAGGACATCAGGCGATCGCTAGTTCCCAACACGGGGAGGCTCATCCTGGCCGCGGTGCTTCCCTTCCAGCCTTACGTGGAAGTCG gaggAAGATGGCAGCGCCCCAAAGAACATCTCaaagtaaaaggaaaaacatgGGAGGAGCAAGTAACCGAACTGTCTAATGAGGTGTTCCGAAGGGCGGGCTTTGAGGTGGAGGCTGTGACCAGGTTGCCATATCTCTGTGAAGGGGACATGTACAACGATTACTACGTTCTCgatgatgctgtttttgttctcaaGGCCTCAGAGGATAGTTCAGAGTCCGCTCAGTAA
- the kdelr2b gene encoding ER lumen protein-retaining receptor 2b has product MNIFRLTGDLSHLAAIIILLLKIWKTRSCAGISGKSQVLFALVFTTRYLDLLTSFISLYNTTMKIIYIGCAYATVYLIYLKFKATYDGNHDTFRVEFLVVPVGGLAFLVNHDFSPLEILWTFSIYLESVAILPQLFMISKTGEAETITTHYLFFLGLYRALYLINWIWRFYFEGFFDMIAIVAGVVQTILYCDFFYLYVTKVLKGKKLSLPA; this is encoded by the exons atgaacattttcagGCTAACCGGCGATCTCTCCCACCTAGCAGCCATCATCATCCTGCTGCTGAAAATCTGGAAAACCAGGTCCTGTGCCG GTATTTCCGGCAAGAGTCAGGTCCTGTTTGCCTTAGTGTTCACCACCCGCTACCTGGACCTGCTCACCTCGTTCATCTCCCTCTACAACACCACCATGAAG ATCATCTACATTGGCTGTGCGTACGCCACCGTGTACCTGATCTACCTGAAATTCAAGGCCACCTATGACGGGAACCACGACACATTCAGAGTGGAGTTCCTGGTCGTGCCGGTCGGTGGGCTGGCTTTCCTGGTCAACCACGACTTCTCCCCCCTGGAG ATTCTGTGGACGTTCTCCATCTACTTGGAATCGGTGGCCATCCTGCCTCAGCTTTTCATGATCAGCAAGACGGGTGAGGCTGAGACCATCACCACCCACTACCTGTTCTTCCTGGGACTCTACAGAGCCCTCTACCTCATCAACTGGATATGGAGGTTCTACTTTGAGGGATTCTTCGACATGATCGCCATCGTCGCTGGGGTGGTGCAGACCATCCTCTACTGCGACTTCTTCTATTTGTATGTAACAAAAG TACTCAAAGGAAAGAAGCTGAGTCTGCCAGCCTAA